A genomic segment from Toxotes jaculatrix isolate fToxJac2 chromosome 6, fToxJac2.pri, whole genome shotgun sequence encodes:
- the LOC121183182 gene encoding mucin-2-like isoform X3 yields the protein MERKILCWMFLIGYFDASFGQATTGVSLTTTTTANLTPVTTPVGPNTTTVEPTTGTAASTKTTSTPAATTATSLTTTEAPMTTGGMETTTTTVKVTTLLLSSSTTITTSDSANTTSTPAATTEAPSTTTAALLTTTEAPLTTGGTQTTTTAPQMTTPVFSSTSAETTITTSDSATTTSTPAATTEAPSTTTAASLTATEAPTTTGGTQTTTTAPQMTTPVFSSTTAITTSDSATTTSTPAATTEAPSTTTSALLTTTKAPSTTSGTRATTTAPQVSTPVFSSTSAETTITTSDSATTTSTPAATTEKPSTTTAASLRSTEAPTTTGGTETTTSAPQMTTPVFSSTTSAETTITTSDSTTTTSTTAATTEAPSTTTAASLTTTKAPTTTGGTQATTTAPQVTTPVFSSTSAETTITTSDSATSTSTPVATTEAQSSTTAASLTLTEAPSSTGGTQATTTTQQVTTPVFSSTSAETTITTSDSATTTSTPAATTEAPSTTTAASLTATEAPTTTGGTQTTTTSPQMTTPVFSTTPAATTEAPSTTTSALLTTTEAPSTTGGTQAITTAAQVTTPVFSSTTSAETTITTSDSATTTSTPVATTEAQSSTTAASLTITEAPSSTGGTQATTTAQQVTTPVFSSTSAETTITTLESATTTSTPAATTEAPSTTTAASLTTIEAQTTTGGTQATTPAPQITSPVFSSTTSAETTMTTSESATTTSTTAATSEAPSTTTAASLITTEAPTTTAETTITTSDSATTMSTPAATTEAPSTTTAASLTATEAPTTTGGTQTTTTAPQMTTPVFSSTTSDSTTMTSTPAATTEALSTTTSALLTTTEAPSTTGGTQTTTTAPQMTTPVFSSTTAITTSDSTTTTSTPAATTEAALTTGGTQATTIAPQMTTPVFSSTAAITTSDSTTTTSTPAATTEAPSTTTAALLTTTEAPSTTGGTQTTTTAPQVTTPFFSSTTSAEITITTSDSATTSTTAATTEAPITTAETTIATSDTATTTSTPAATTEKPSTTTAASLTTTEAPTTTGGTQTTTTSPQMTTPVFSSTTAITTSDSTTTTSTPAATTEAPSTTTSALLTTTEAPSTTGGTQTTTTAPQVTTPFFSSTTSAEITITTSDSTTTSTTAATTEAPSTTTAASLTTTEAPTTTGGTQTTTTAPQMTTPVFSSTTAITTSDSTTTTSTPAATTEAALTTGGTQATTIAPQMTTPVFSSTAAITTSDSTTTTSTPAATTEAPSTTTAALLTTTEAPSTTGGTQTTTTAPQVTTPFFSSTTSAEITITTSDSATTSTTAATTEAPITTAETTIATSDTATTTSTPAATTEKPSTTTAASLTTTEAPTTTGGTQTTTTSPQMTTPVFSSTTAITTSDSTTTTSTPAATTEAPSTTTSALLTTTEAPSTTGGTQTTTTAPQVTTPFFSSTTSAEITITTSESATTTSTPAATTEAPSTTTAASLTTTEAPTTTGGTQTITTTPQMTTSVLSSTTVITTSDSTTTTLTPAATTEAPSTTTSALLTMSEEPSTTGGTQTTTTAPQVTTPFFSSTTNAETTITTSDSATTTSTPAATTEAPSTTTAASLTTTEAPITIAETTITTFDSATTSTPAATTEAPSTTTAASLTTTEAPTTTGGTQSTTTAPQMTTPVFSLTTAFTTSYSTTMTSTPAATTEAPSTTGGTQATTTAPQMTTPVFSSTTAITTSDSTTTTSTPAATTEAPSTTTSALLTTTEAPSTTGGTQATTTASQVTTPVFSSTSAETTITTSDSATTTSTPAATTEAPSTTTAASLTATEAPTTTGGTQTTTTSPQMTTPVFSSTTATTTSDSTTTSTPAATTEAPSTTTSALLTTTEAPSTTGGTQATTTAPQVTTPFFSSTTSAETTITTSDSTTTTSATAATTEAPSTTTAASLTTTEAPTTTGGTQTTTISPQMTTPVFSSTTATTTSDSTTTTSTPATTISPQMTTPVFSSTTATTTSDTTTTTSTPATTTAASLTTIKAQTTTGGTQATTTAPQMTTPVFSSTTSAETTITTSESATTTSTTAATSEAPSTTTAASLITTEAPTTTAETTITTSDSATTTSTPAATTEAPSTTTAASLTATEAPTTTGGTQTTTTAPQMTTPFFSSTTAITTSDSTTMTSTPAATTEAPSTTTSALLTTTEAPSTTGGTQATTTAPQVTTPVFSSTSAETTITTSDSATTTSTPAATTEAPSTTTAASLTATEAPTTTGGTQTTTTSPQMTTPVFSSTTATTTSDSTTTSTPAATTEAPSTTTSALLTTTEAPSTTGGTQATTTAPQVTTPFFSSTTSAETTITTSDSTTTTSATAATTEAPSTTTAASLTTTEAPTTTGGTQTTTISPQMTTPVFSSTTATTTSDSTTTTSTPATTISPQMTTPVFSSTTATTTSDSTTTTSTPATTTAASLTTIKAQTTTGGTQATTTAPQMTTPVFSSTTSAETTITTSESATTTSTTAATSEAPSTTTAASLITTEAPTTTAETTITTSDSATTTSTPAATTEAPSTTTAASLTATEAPTTTGGTQTTTTAPQMTTPFFSSTTAITTSDSTTMTSTPAATTEALSTTTSALLTTTEAPSTTGGTQATITAPQVTTHVFSSSSAETTITTSDSATTTSTPAATTEEPSATTAASLRSTEAPMTTGGTQTTTTAPQMTTPVFSYTTSAETTITTSDSTTTSTAAATTEAPSTTTAASLTTTEAPTTTGGTQTTTTAPQVTTPVFSSTTSAETTITTSESATTTSTPAATTEEPSTTTAASLTTIEAQTTTGGTQTTTTAPQVTTPVFSSTTIAETTITTSDSTTTTSTPASTTEAPSTTTVAPVTTTLNPVSLSTKTTTTISAATITAVSLTTPEAPTTTVQTQVTTPVFSSTTTTTAASSTTTSTPAAITAASVTTTFSPTSTTAETSATISVASSAITATSLETVPPTIATAEPTTATTASPTISATYVGTIATPTTTTSAITAAAQTATTVAPTMNTALNTTTTALLYITTPQSTPTLPVTTTPFQNTTTTGETTTAQSLLSLAHLQIKMTSFGEVSNGTITELIKQFFRDQLPNGTAHMISVKRIRRVKVSP from the exons ATGGAAAGAAAAATCCTTTGTTGGATGTTTTTGATTGGATACTTTGATGCATCATTTGGACAAG CTACAACTGGAGTCTCAttaacaacaaccacaacagcaAACTTGACACCAGTGACCACTCCTGTAGGACCAAATACCACAACTGTAGAACCAACTACAGGAACTGCTGCTtccacaaaaacaacatcaacaccagctgccacaactGCAACCTCACTGACAACAACTGAAGCACCAATGACAACTGGTGGGATGGAAACTACCACAACTACAGTAAAAGTGACCACACTTCTTTTATCATCCTCAACAACTATCACAACATCTGACTCCGCAAACACAACGTcaacaccagctgccacaactgaagcaccatctaccacaactgCAGCCTTATTGACAACGACCGAAGCACCATTGACAACTGGTGGGACACAAACTACCACAACTGCACCACAAATGACCACACCTGTTTTCTCATCAACAAGTGCAGAAACAACTATCACAACTTCTGACTCTGCAACCACAACGTcaacaccagctgccacaactgaagcaccatctaccacaactgcagcctcactgacaGCAACCGAAGCACCAACGACAACAGGTGGAACGCAAACTACCACAACTGCACCACAAATGACTACACCTGTTTTCTCATCGACAACAGCTATCACAACATCTGACTCCGCAACAACGACGTCTacaccagctgccacaactgaagcaccatctaccacaactTCAGCCTTATTGACAACAACCAAAGCACCATCGACAACTAGTGGGACAAGAGCTACCACAACTGCACCACAAGTGAGCACACCTGTTTTCTCCTCAACAAGTGCAGAAACAACTATCACAACTTCTGACTCCGCAACCACAACGTcaacaccagctgccacaactgaaaaaccatctaccacaactgcagcctcactgaGATCAACCGAAGCACCAACGACAACTGGTGGGACGGAAACTACCACATCTGCGCCACAAATGACTACACCTGTTTTCTCATCTACAACAAGTGCAGAAACAACTATCACAACTTCTGACTCCACAACCACAACGTCAACAACAGCTGCCACAACTGAAGCACCATCTACTacaactgcagcctcactgacaACAACCAAAGCACCAACGACAACAGGTGGAACACAAGCTACGACAACTGCACCACAAGTGACCACACCTGTTTTCTCCTCAACAAGTGCAGAAACAACTATCACAACTTCTGACTCGGCAACCTCAACGTCAACACCAGTTGCCACAACTGAAGCACAATCTTCCACAACTGCAGCCTCTCTGACATTAACCGAAGCACCATCATCAACTGGTGGGACACAAGCTACCACAACTACACAACAAGTGACCACACCTGTTTTCTCATCAACAAGTGCAGAAACAACTATCACAACTTCTGACTCCGCAACCACAACGTcaacaccagctgccacaactgaagcaccatctaccacaactgCAGCCTCTCTGACAGCAACCGAAGCACCAACGACAACAGGTGGAACACAAACTACCACAACTTCACCACAAATGACTACACCTGTTTTCTCAACTacaccagctgccacaactgaagcaccatctaccacaactTCAGCCTTATTGACAACGACCGAAGCACCATCAACAACTGGTGGGACACAAGCTATCACAACTGCAGCACAAGTGACCACACCTGTTTTCTCATCTACAACAAGTGCAGAAACAACTATCACAACTTCTGACTCCGCaaccacaacatcaacaccagtTGCCACAACTGAAGCACAATCTTCCACAACTGCAGCCTCTCTGACAATAACCGAAGCACCATCGTCAACTGGTGGGACACAAGCTACCACAACTGCACAACAAGTGACCACACCTGTTTTCTCATCTACAAGTGCAGAAACAACTATCACAACTTTGGAATCCGCAACCACAACGTcaacaccagctgccacaactgaagcaccatctaccacaactgcagcctcactgacaACAATCGAAGCACAAACGACAACAGGTGGAACACAAGCTACCACACCTGCACCACAAATAACCTCACCTGTTTTCTCATCTACAACAAGTGCAGAAACAACTATGACAACTTCTGAGTCCGCAACCACAACGTCAACAACAGCTGCCACAAGTGAAgcaccatctaccacaactgCAGCCTCTCTGATAACAACTGAAGCaccaacaacaactgcagaaacaactaTCACAACTTCTGACTCCGCAACCACAATGTcaacaccagctgccacaactgaagcaccatctaccacaactgcagcctcactgacaGCAACCGAAGCACCAACGACAACAGGTGGAACACAAACTACTACAACTGCACCACAAATGACTACACCTGTTTTCTCATCGACAACATCTGACTCCACAACAATGACGTCTacaccagctgccacaactGAAGCACTATCTACCACAACTTCAGCCTTATTGACAACAACCGAAGCACCATCGACAACTG GTGGAACACAAACTACCACAACTGCACCACAAATGACTACACCTGTTTTCTCATCGACAACAGCTATCACAACATCTGACTCCACAACAACGACATCTacaccagctgccacaactGAAGCAGCACTGACAACTGGTGGGACACAGGCTACCACAATTGCACCACAAATGACTACACCTGTTTTCTCATCAACAGCAGCTATCACAACATCTGACTCCACAACAACGACGTCTacaccagctgccacaactgaagcaccatctaccacaactgCAGCCTTATTGACAACAACCGAAGCACCATCGACAACTGGTGGGACACAAACTACCACAACTGCACCACAAGTGACCACACCTTTTTTCTCATCTACTACAAGTGCAGAAATAACTATCACAACTTCTGACTCTGCAACCACGTCAACAACAGCTGCCACAACTGAAGCACCAAtaacaactgcagaaacaactaTCGCAACTTCTGACACTGCAACCACAACGTcaacaccagctgccacaactgaaaaaccatctaccacaactgcagcctcactgacaACAACCGAAGCACCAACGACAACAGGTGGAACACAAACTACCACAACTTCACCACAAATGACTACACCTGTTTTCTCATCGACAACAGCTATCACAACATCTGACTCCACAACAACGACGTCTacaccagctgccacaactgaagcaccatctaccacaactTCAGCCTTATTGACAACAACCGAAGCACCATCGACAACTGGTGGGACACAAACTACCACAACTGCACCACAAGTGACCACACCTTTTTTCTCATCTACAACAAGTGCAGAAATAACTATCACAACTTCTGATTCCACAACCACGTCAACAACAGCTGCCACAACTGAAgcaccatctaccacaactgcagcctcactgacaACAACCGAAGCGCCAACGACAACAGGTGGAACACAAACTACCACAACTGCACCACAAATGACTACACCTGTTTTCTCATCGACAACAGCTATCACAACATCTGACTCCACAACAACGACATCTacaccagctgccacaactGAAGCAGCACTGACAACTGGTGGGACACAGGCTACCACAATTGCACCACAAATGACTACACCTGTTTTCTCATCAACAGCAGCTATCACAACATCTGACTCCACAACAACGACGTCTacaccagctgccacaactgaagcaccatctaccacaactgCAGCCTTATTGACAACAACCGAAGCACCATCGACAACTGGTGGGACACAAACTACCACAACTGCACCACAAGTGACCACACCTTTTTTCTCATCTACTACAAGTGCAGAAATAACTATCACAACTTCTGACTCTGCAACCACGTCAACAACAGCTGCCACAACTGAAGCACCAAtaacaactgcagaaacaactaTCGCAACTTCTGACACTGCAACCACAACGTcaacaccagctgccacaactgaaaaaccatctaccacaactgcagcctcactgacaACAACCGAAGCACCAACGACAACAGGTGGAACACAAACTACCACAACTTCACCACAAATGACTACACCTGTTTTCTCATCGACAACAGCTATCACAACATCTGACTCCACAACAACGACGTCTacaccagctgccacaactgaagcaccatctaccacaactTCAGCCTTATTGACAACAACCGAAGCACCATCGACAACTGGTGGGACACAAACTACCACAACTGCACCACAAGTGACCACACCTTTTTTCTCATCTACAACAAGTGCAGAAATAACTATCACAACTTCTGAATCCGCAACCACAACGTcaacaccagctgccacaactgaagcaccatctaccacaactgcagcctcactgacaACAACCGAAGCACCAACGACAACAGGTGGAACACAAACTATCACAACTACACCACAAATGACTACATCTGTTTTATCATCGACAACAGTTATCACAACATCTGACTCCACAACAACGACGTTaacaccagctgccacaactgaagcaccatctaccacaactTCAGCCTTATTGACAATGTCCGAAGAACCATCGACAACTGGTGGGACACAAACTACCACAACTGCACCACAAGTGACCACACCTTTTTTCTCATCTACAACAAATGCAGAAACAACTATCACAACTTCTGACTCCGCAACCACAACGTcaacaccagctgccacaactgaagcaccatctaccacaactgCAGCCTCTCTGACAACAACTGAAGCACCAATAACAATTGCAGAAACAACTATCACAACTTTTGACTCTGCAACCACATcaacaccagctgccacaactgaagcaccatctaccacaactgcagcctcactgacaACAACCGAAGCACCAACGACAACAGGTGGAACACAAAGTACCACAACTGCACCACAAATGACTACACCTGTTTTCTCATTAACAACAGCTTTCACAACATCTTATTCCACAACAATGACATCTacaccagctgccacaactGAAGCACCATCGACAACTGGTGGGACACAAGCTACGACAACTGCACCACAAATGACTACACCTGTTTTCTCATCGACAACAGCTATCACAACATCTGACTCCACAACAACAACGTCCacaccagctgccacaactgaagcaccatctaccacaactTCAGCCTTATTGACAACAACCGAAGCACCATCGACAACTGGTGGGACACAAGCTACCACAACTGCATCACAAGTGACCACACCTGTTTTCTCCTCAACAAGTGCAGAAACAACTATCACAACTTCTGACTCCGCAACCACAACGTcaacaccagctgccacaactgaagcaccatctaccacaactgCAGCCTCTCTGACAGCAACCGAAGCACCAACGACAACAGGTGGAACACAAACTACCACAACTTCACCACAAATGACTACACCTGTTTTCTCATCGACAACAGCTACCACAACATCTGACTCCACAACGACGTCTacaccagctgccacaactgaagcaccatctaccacaactTCAGCCTTATTGACAACAACCGAAGCACCATCAACAACTGGTGGGACACAAGCTACCACAACTGCACCACAAGTGACCACACCTTTTTTCTCATCTACAACAAGTGCAGAAACAACTATCACAACTTCTGACTCCACAACCACAACGTCAGCAACAGCTGCCACAACTGAAgcaccatctaccacaactgcagcctcactgacaACAACCGAAGCACCAACGACAACAGGTGGAACACAAACTACCACAATTTCACCACAAATGACTACACCTGTTTTCTCATCGACAACAGCTACCACAACATCTGACTCCACTACAACGACGTCTACACCAGCTACCACAATTTCACCACAAATGACTACACCTGTTTTCTCATCGACAACAGCTACCACAACATCTGACACCACTACAACGACGTCTACACCAGCTACCacaactgcagcctcactgacGACAATCAAAGCACAAACGACAACAGGTGGAACACAAGCTACCACAACTGCACCACAAATGACCACACCTGTTTTCTCATCTACAACAAGTGCAGAAACAACTATCACAACTTCTGAGTCCGCAACCACAACGTCAACAACAGCTGCCACAAGTGAAgcaccatctaccacaactgCAGCCTCTCTGATAACAACTGAAGCGccaacaacaactgcagaaacaactaTCACAACTTCTGACTCCGCAACCACAACGTcaacaccagctgccacaactgaagcaccatctaccacaactgCAGCGTCACTGACAGCAACCGAAGCACCAACGACAACAGGTGGAACACAAACTACCACAACTGCACCACAAATGACTACACCTTTTTTCTCATCGACAACAGCTATCACAACATCTGACTCCACAACAATGACGTCTacaccagctgccacaactgaagcaccatctaccacaactTCAGCCTTATTGACAACAACCGAAGCACCATCGACAACTGGTGGGACACAAGCTACCACAACTGCACCACAAGTGACCACACCTGTTTTCTCCTCAACAAGTGCAGAAACAACTATCACAACTTCTGACTCCGCAACCACAACGTcaacaccagctgccacaactgaagcaccatctaccacaactgCAGCCTCTCTGACAGCAACCGAAGCACCAACGACAACAGGTGGAACACAAACTACCACAACTTCACCACAAATGACTACACCTGTTTTCTCATCGACAACAGCTACCACAACATCTGACTCCACAACGACGTCTacaccagctgccacaactgaagcaccatctaccacaactTCAGCCTTATTGACAACAACCGAAGCACCATCAACAACTGGTGGGACACAAGCTACCACAACTGCACCACAAGTGACCACACCTTTTTTCTCATCTACAACAAGTGCAGAAACAACTATCACAACTTCTGACTCCACAACCACAACGTCAGCAACAGCTGCCACAACTGAAgcaccatctaccacaactgcagcctcactgacaACAACCGAAGCACCAACGACAACAGGTGGAACACAAACTACCACAATTTCACCACAAATGACTACACCTGTTTTCTCATCGACAACAGCTACCACAACATCTGACTCCACTACAACGACGTCTACACCAGCTACCACAATTTCACCACAAATGACTACACCTGTTTTCTCATCGACAACAGCTACCACAACATCTGACTCCACTACAACGACGTCTACACCAGCTACCacaactgcagcctcactgacGACAATCAAAGCACAAACGACAACAGGTGGAACACAAGCTACCACAACTGCACCACAAATGACCACACCTGTTTTCTCATCTACAACAAGTGCAGAAACAACTATCACAACTTCTGAGTCCGCAACCACAACGTCAACAACAGCTGCCACAAGTGAAgcaccatctaccacaactgCAGCCTCTCTGATAACAACTGAAGCaccaacaacaactgcagaaacaactaTCACAACTTCTGACTCCGCAACCACAACGTcaacaccagctgccacaactgaagcaccatctaccacaactgCAGCGTCACTGACAGCAACCGAAGCACCAACGACAACAGGTGGAACACAAACTACCACAACTGCACCACAAATGACTACACCTTTTTTCTCATCGACAACAGCTATCACAACATCTGACTCCACAACAATGACGTCTacaccagctgccacaactGAAGCACTATCTACCACAACTTCAGCCTTATTGACAACAACCGAAGCACCATCAACAACTGGTGGGACACAAGCTACCATAACTGCACCACAAGTGACCACACATGTTTTCTCCTCATCAAGTGCAGAAACAACTATCACAACTTCTGACTCCGCAACCACAACGTCAACACCAGCTGCCACTACTGAAGAACCATCTGCCacaactgcagcctcactgaGATCAACCGAAGCACCAATGACAACAGGTGGGACACAAACTACCACAACTGCACCACAAATGACTACACCTGTTTTCTCATATACAACAAGTGCAGAAACAACTATCACAACTTCTGACTCCACAACCACGTCAACAGCAGCTGCTACAACTGAAGCACCATCTACCACAACCGCAGCCTCACTGACAACAACCGAAgcaccaacaacaacaggtgGAACACAAACTACCACAACTGCACCACAAGTGACCACACCTGTTTTCTCATCTACAACAAGTGCAGAAACAACTATCACAACTTCTGAATCCGCAACCACAACGTcaacaccagctgccacaactgaagaaccatctaccacaactgcagcctcactgacaACAATCGAAGCACAAACGACAACAGGTGGAACACAAACTACCACAACTGCACCACAAGTGACCACACCTGTTTTCTCATCTACAACAATTGCAGAAACAACTATCACAACATCTGACTCCACAACAACGACGTCAACACCAGCTTCCACCACTGAAGCACCATCTACCACTACTGTAGCACCAGTGACAACAACTTTGAACCCAGTTTCTTTAAGCACAAAGACAACTACTACAATAAGTGCAGCCACAATTACGGCAGTCTCATTGACAACACCCGAAGCACCAACTACAACTGTTCAAACACAAGTTACCACACCTGTTTTCTCATCGACAACAACTACCACAGCTGCTTCTTCCACAACAACTTCAACACCAGCTGCCATaactgcagcttcagtgacaaCAACTTTTTCTCCAACTTctacaactgcagaaacatctgccaCAATAAGTGTAGCTTCATCCGCAATAACAGCAACCTCATTGGAAACAGTACCACCAACTATTGCAACTGCAGAGCCAACTACAGCAACTACAGCCTCACCCACCATATCTGCGACCTATGTGGGAACGATTGCCACTCCAACTACAACAACGTCTGCTATaacagctgcagcacaaactgCAACAACAGTAGCCCCAACAATGAATACAGCTctaaacaccacaacaacaGCTTTACTTTACATAACCACACCACAAAGCACACCCACTCTTCCAGTTACTACAACTCCATTTCAAAATACCACGACCACtggagaaacaacaacagcccAAA GTCTTTTGTCACTAGCACATCTCCAGATAAAGATGACTTCCTTTGGCGAGGTCAGCAATGGAACCATCACTGAGCTTATCAAACAG TTTTTCAGAGACCAGCTCCCGAATGGCACAGCCCACATGATCAGCGTGAAAAGGATTCGAAGGGTTAAAGTTTCCCCATAG